The following are encoded together in the Patagioenas fasciata isolate bPatFas1 chromosome 7, bPatFas1.hap1, whole genome shotgun sequence genome:
- the LOC136103350 gene encoding coiled-coil domain-containing protein 42-like → MTAKDEEDLPAYFLKQYRQNLLPLLRKHRLTEEGSLSPFVHLQEKRKEAKQVQKALEEKREAFKEKMADIAHRWRELHAKKDQLKTYMEKSMKRLKEDDHLRVQALKKAVREREEKTQKEMELLRAKKKLESLKKEHQKLGSQVQKHSIFKNYLEDVVKISPQFEDIQDIISRYKLLVRTCKDLQQSQEKDREMMEQAKVLLDQYEAEKAAEILQCRNELEQLQRRFVQAQSDVRFWTARWADIQNRNAKNALMLTTMNMAVHNLFQCVNTQLKAKVHVPEDDSLRQLDMIQQSILDLKGIVTEVKRKGMESHRRAAKCEH, encoded by the exons ATGACCGCCAAAGATGAGGAGGACCTGCCGGCCTATTTCCTCAAGCAGTACAGGCAGAACCTCCTGCCCTTGCTCAG GAAACACAGGCTGACAGAGGAGGGCTCCCTGTCTCCATTTGTTCACctccaggagaagaggaaagaagccaAACAGGTGCAAAAGGCTCTGGAGGAGAAGCGAgag gccttcaaggagaagatggctgacatagcccaccggtggagggaactccatgccaagaaggaccagctgaaaacctacatggagaaatctatgAAGAGGTTAAAG gaagatgatcacctgcgagtccaagctctgaagaaagccgtgagagaaagagaggagaaaacacaaaaggagatggagcttttgagggctaagaagaaactcgaatccctgaaaaaggaacaccagaagctcggcagccaagtgcagaagcactccatcttcaaaaactacctggaggatgtggtgaagatctccccacag tttgaggacatccaggacatcatttcccgctacaagctgctggtgaggacgtgcaaggacctgcagcagtcccaagagaaggacagggaaatgatggagcaagccaaggtgctcctggatcagtatgaggcagagaaagcagctgagatcctgcagtgccgaaatgagctggagcagctccaacgacgttttgtgcaggctcaaagtgatgtccgcttctgg actGCTCGCTGGGCCGACATCCAGAACAGGAATGCCAAGAATGCCCTGATGCTGACGACTATGAATATGGCCGtccacaacctcttccagtgcgtgaacacgcagctgaaagccaaagtgCATGTGCCGGAGGATGACAGCCTCAGACAGCTGGACATG ATTCAGCAGTCTATCCTGGACCTCAAAGGCATTGTTACGGAGGTGAAACGGAAGGGCATGGAGAGCCACCGGCGAGCAGCTAAGTGTGAGCATTAA